The Cytobacillus oceanisediminis genomic interval AAGTACACCCAGTCAAAAAAAGCCCTTTCACCGGGAATTGGGGTGCTATCCATATTTGGGGAATGGTGCAGGTATTCACCGAAGAAGTTTTTTGAAAACTGATCATATTCACGAGTAAACATTAGCATTTCATGCCATATTTCGTCCGCTTTACTGCTGAACATAGGCACTGTTTTCAATATAGCATTCATCACAAAATATCTTTTTAACTCGAAAAATGCCCAATTATATGCGTAGTCTTTCCATTTTGGGTGCACTCTCAGCACACGATTTTTTATATTCTCCCTGTACCCTTCAGGCAACGATTTTTCTAATCGTTGAATCATTGGCAGATAGTCGTCTGACTGAATTCCCAGATGTTCAGGAAATGGCTCATCTTTAATAAAGGGATCTCCTTTCGAACCAGTCACCAGAACTTTAATGACTATGGCAGCGAAAATCACACCAAAAGTAAACAAAAATATCTCCATAGAACCTCCCCCAATTTATATATATGTTTCAATTATATATGAAATTTACAATATTTAGCAGGGGTGGTTTTTTTAAAAAAATAAATCGCCGAATAAGGCGGCATTGCTAATTTTTTGTCTTCATATAAAAACGCTTTAAAAATTCTACATAAATATCATCATGAACAAGCCATGCCTGGTATTTTCTTTTAATAAAATTTTCTGCCTGCTGAAAGTTCTGATAGGATTCGCGGACTGGCTTTCCGTTCATTTCCAGGATCCAATTGTCCTCGCCTGCAGCAAAAATAAAAAATTTGTCTCCTTTCTTATTTTCGTAAAGTGATCCCTGCATAGAACTTTTATTATTGTATTTGTTCCTGAATGCATCCTGCCTCATGGGATCCAGAGGAAAAATATCCTGAACGAATAGTTTATAAGCATCTTTTGCCATCGAACATCCTGATGCTTTTGCATGTCCGCCCCCTCCAAACTTTCCGGCGACGGCAGATACATCAACGTGGTCATGAATTGTCCTGAAACTGATTTTTTTGCCCCCCAGATTTAAGATAGCGATATAATCCAAATGGGGGAAGTCTTTGCCAAGTTCGTTTCCTAATTCAGAATGATATGATTCAGCATGGACGATGCCTGCACAATATTCACCAATGAAAGTTTGGACAATTTCCCGCTTCTTCCGTCTAACATAACGCTCAATCTTTTCCTCTTCCATTTCCAGCAATTTTTGTTCAAAATCATCAAATTCGAAATGGTCTGAGTTTATGATTCTTCCCGTCATTTTTTCTTCGAATTCTTCAATGGAAACCATAAAGAATAAATCGTTCAGATTCTTTGCTTTAATATTCTCATTTTGATCCCATTCCCAAGTATCATACTGGCGGACAAGTTCAACGAATTCGTCCAGAGCCTGGGATGATTTAATCAGTTCATGTTCCAAGAGATACTCATACAGCAAGGAGGTTGCAGCGGTGAGCCTGCCATCATCATATTGAACCTTCACTCTGCCCCAGCTGTAATCATTAAAGTGCAGGGCTGTTTTGTGATGGTCAATTAATCTGACTTTGCCGCCGCCTTTTTCCAGATCATCAAGCCTTATCA includes:
- a CDS encoding DHH family phosphoesterase, which encodes MYRLYTHNDLDGVGCGIVAKIAFGKDVEVRYNSVMGLDHQIEKLFENEKNLKDDFLIITDLSVNDENLIRLDDLEKGGGKVRLIDHHKTALHFNDYSWGRVKVQYDDGRLTAATSLLYEYLLEHELIKSSQALDEFVELVRQYDTWEWDQNENIKAKNLNDLFFMVSIEEFEEKMTGRIINSDHFEFDDFEQKLLEMEEEKIERYVRRKKREIVQTFIGEYCAGIVHAESYHSELGNELGKDFPHLDYIAILNLGGKKISFRTIHDHVDVSAVAGKFGGGGHAKASGCSMAKDAYKLFVQDIFPLDPMRQDAFRNKYNNKSSMQGSLYENKKGDKFFIFAAGEDNWILEMNGKPVRESYQNFQQAENFIKRKYQAWLVHDDIYVEFLKRFYMKTKN